The following are encoded together in the Deltaproteobacteria bacterium genome:
- a CDS encoding transglycosylase SLT domain-containing protein — translation MATYKAILRFLQIRCLLAVLINVGLSSCLASNPNILISSTSAAAAPNANFNQETNAANAIGASKTTSADTNMDVDLQVNDATAANENNDDFDYDEAEIDENDSDSDAQYDAETAISKILEQCEAAAKLLADGDQEGAIKLIDEAYSSLLHLPATDETNAQSKQDIRLLIADLINKTYRNRTFKVDPTSYAKALASFDLGMPIFDNQYVQREIKSFLTQERDHFFLGYQRSGRYRQMIVEKLKKAGLPTQLSWLPLVESSFKVKALSRAGAFGLWQFISSTGLRYHLKRNNWVDERLDPEKATDAAITYLTDLHLYFGDWLKALAAYNCGEGAIMRVQRRSPQQYVDFWDMYPSLPAETRRYVPRLLAVLHIINDPEKFGVTLPSLDSTLGEIREVTINRSVRLDALEAAINVPKNTLLELNPQLRSNATPKEDFILKIPNSNTAEQITAAIAQLPEYIPPKPKYTIHRVRSGETLSRIAVRYRVRVSSIVRENNLRSTRLIWPGQRLRIPLRR, via the coding sequence GTGGCAACCTATAAAGCTATACTAAGGTTTTTACAGATACGTTGTCTTTTAGCAGTGCTAATTAACGTCGGTTTATCATCATGCTTAGCATCAAATCCTAATATACTAATCTCATCAACTTCCGCGGCTGCTGCACCGAATGCTAATTTCAACCAAGAGACTAATGCTGCTAACGCAATTGGGGCCAGCAAAACTACATCTGCTGATACTAATATGGACGTTGATTTGCAGGTTAACGATGCAACAGCGGCTAACGAAAATAACGATGACTTTGATTATGATGAAGCTGAGATCGATGAAAATGATAGTGACTCTGACGCCCAATACGATGCTGAAACAGCAATATCAAAAATTCTTGAACAATGCGAAGCTGCTGCAAAGCTGCTTGCTGATGGTGATCAAGAAGGTGCGATTAAACTTATCGATGAAGCCTACTCTTCTTTGTTGCATTTACCTGCAACCGACGAAACAAATGCACAATCAAAACAAGATATTCGTCTTTTAATAGCTGACCTTATTAATAAAACTTATCGCAATCGCACTTTTAAAGTCGATCCAACGAGTTATGCAAAAGCATTGGCCTCATTCGACTTGGGCATGCCGATTTTTGATAACCAATATGTCCAACGCGAAATAAAAAGTTTTCTTACCCAAGAACGTGATCATTTCTTTTTGGGTTATCAACGCTCTGGTCGATATCGACAAATGATTGTTGAAAAACTAAAAAAAGCAGGTTTGCCTACCCAGTTAAGTTGGCTACCCCTAGTTGAAAGTTCGTTTAAAGTTAAGGCTCTTTCGCGCGCAGGTGCCTTTGGTCTGTGGCAATTTATTTCTTCAACAGGTTTACGCTATCATCTCAAACGAAACAACTGGGTAGATGAAAGACTAGATCCAGAAAAAGCAACTGATGCTGCGATAACCTATCTTACTGATCTGCATCTCTACTTTGGCGATTGGCTTAAAGCATTAGCTGCTTACAACTGCGGCGAAGGTGCAATTATGCGAGTGCAACGCCGCTCACCTCAACAATATGTTGACTTCTGGGATATGTATCCATCTTTACCTGCAGAAACTCGCAGATACGTTCCGCGCTTGCTTGCAGTGTTGCATATTATCAATGACCCTGAAAAATTTGGGGTCACCTTACCATCACTTGATTCTACTCTCGGAGAAATTCGCGAGGTAACTATCAATCGCTCGGTCCGCCTTGATGCCTTAGAAGCTGCTATCAATGTACCAAAAAATACCTTATTAGAATTAAACCCACAGCTACGCAGCAACGCTACCCCAAAAGAAGATTTTATACTAAAAATACCTAACTCAAATACTGCAGAACAAATAACCGCCGCAATTGCACAGCTACCAGAATACATACCACCCAAACCAAAATATACCATCCATCGAGTACGCTCTGGAGAAACCCTTTCAAGAATCGCGGTGCGATACCGAGTAAGAGTTTCATCTATAGTACGTGAAAATAATTTACGCAGTACCCGCTTAATTTGGCCTGGGCAACGTTTACGTATTCCATTGCGACGCTGA